A region from the Variovorax paradoxus genome encodes:
- a CDS encoding JAB domain-containing protein, translated as MSHDLFSSLASFEFTASVPLLVRDAAGEYRPAEADEVLLAAQRLLARRVRGCHALTSPALVRDFLRLRHGALEHEVFAVVHLDAQCRVLDYVEMFRGTVAQSSVYPREVVKDALARNSAALLLVHGHPSGLAEPSPADQALTKTLKAALSLVDVRVLDHLIVGGSTVYSMAEHGLI; from the coding sequence ATGTCGCACGATCTCTTTTCCTCTCTCGCTTCCTTCGAGTTCACTGCCTCTGTTCCTCTGCTCGTTCGCGACGCCGCGGGCGAATACCGTCCGGCCGAGGCCGACGAAGTGCTGCTCGCGGCCCAGCGGCTGCTGGCGCGGCGGGTGCGTGGTTGCCACGCGCTGACTTCACCAGCGCTGGTGCGGGACTTCCTGCGCCTGCGGCATGGGGCCTTGGAACACGAGGTGTTCGCCGTCGTGCACCTGGATGCGCAATGCCGCGTGCTGGACTATGTGGAGATGTTCCGCGGCACCGTCGCACAGAGCTCGGTGTACCCGCGTGAGGTGGTCAAGGACGCGCTGGCGCGCAACAGCGCTGCGCTGCTTCTGGTGCATGGGCATCCCTCGGGCCTGGCCGAGCCGTCGCCGGCCGATCAGGCGCTTACGAAGACTCTCAAGGCCGCGCTCTCGCTCGTGGACGTCCGCGTGCTGGATCACCTGATCGTCGGCGGGTCCACCGTCTATTCCATGGCCGAGCATGGGCTGATCTAG
- a CDS encoding Y-family DNA polymerase: protein MLWAALLPDSLPADPQPRTEALDGLATWCLQFTPRVAVLEALLECPAVVMELEQSLRLFGGKRRLVERVREECPDLGVRQLSWAPTSLAALAVARAGLSNGFSKPLAQLLDALPIETLTQVAAHQATLARLGCRTLGQVRALPRGGLSRRFDAQLLATLDQAYGLRPETYPWAQLSETFHAKLELMARVEHAPALLFGARRLMLQMAGWLMARRSGVTAFTLRWCHDAMRSKTAGDGGELTVRTAQATRDTEHLMRLLAEHLGKIELLAPVGDLALLATEVQSLEEKSLSMLPEARQSGESLALVLERIAARLGPDRVLRPVILEDHRLEWMCRWRPAPEPAPRATCRTVDVPQPTFILPKPLRLATQHNRPIYQGVLQLLAGPHRVEGGWWDRTTVEGDGNTGGQETTRQASRDYWVAVSEHAGVLWIFQMRLAQDETAWFLHGTFA, encoded by the coding sequence CTGCCGGCCGACCCGCAGCCGCGCACTGAGGCGCTCGACGGCCTCGCGACGTGGTGCCTGCAGTTCACGCCCCGCGTCGCGGTCCTCGAAGCGCTGCTGGAGTGCCCCGCGGTCGTCATGGAACTCGAACAGAGCCTGCGCCTGTTCGGTGGCAAGCGCCGCCTGGTCGAGCGCGTGCGCGAGGAATGCCCCGACCTTGGCGTGCGGCAGCTGAGCTGGGCGCCGACGAGCCTGGCCGCGCTCGCGGTGGCGAGGGCTGGGCTGTCGAACGGTTTTTCGAAGCCGCTCGCCCAGCTGCTCGATGCGCTGCCGATCGAAACCCTGACGCAGGTCGCCGCCCACCAGGCGACCCTTGCTCGCCTCGGGTGCCGGACCTTGGGCCAGGTGCGCGCCTTGCCACGCGGCGGGCTGAGCCGCCGCTTCGACGCCCAGCTGCTCGCGACCCTCGACCAAGCCTACGGGCTGAGGCCGGAGACCTACCCCTGGGCCCAGTTGTCGGAGACCTTCCACGCCAAGCTCGAGCTGATGGCGAGGGTCGAGCATGCGCCCGCCCTGCTGTTCGGCGCACGCCGGCTGATGCTGCAGATGGCCGGCTGGCTCATGGCAAGGCGATCCGGGGTGACCGCGTTCACCCTGCGCTGGTGCCATGACGCGATGCGCAGCAAGACCGCCGGCGACGGCGGCGAACTCACCGTCCGCACCGCCCAGGCCACGCGCGACACCGAACACCTGATGCGGCTGCTGGCCGAGCACCTGGGCAAGATCGAGCTGCTGGCGCCCGTGGGCGACCTGGCGCTGCTGGCGACCGAGGTGCAGTCGCTCGAGGAGAAGAGCCTCTCGATGCTGCCCGAGGCCCGGCAGTCGGGCGAGAGCCTGGCGCTGGTGCTCGAGCGCATCGCGGCGCGCCTCGGGCCCGACCGCGTGCTGCGCCCCGTCATCCTCGAGGACCACCGCCTGGAATGGATGTGCCGCTGGCGCCCGGCGCCCGAGCCAGCGCCGCGCGCGACGTGCCGCACGGTCGACGTGCCGCAGCCGACCTTCATCCTGCCGAAGCCCTTGCGCCTCGCGACCCAGCACAACCGCCCGATCTACCAGGGGGTCCTGCAGTTGCTTGCGGGTCCGCACCGCGTCGAGGGCGGGTGGTGGGACCGCACGACCGTCGAGGGCGATGGGAACACCGGCGGGCAGGAGACCACGCGGCAGGCCTCGCGCGACTACTGGGTGGCCGTGAGCGAGCATGCCGGCGTGCTGTGGATCTTCCAGATGCGCCTGGCGCAGGACGAGACCGCGTGGTTCCTGCACGGCACCTTCGCCTGA
- a CDS encoding error-prone DNA polymerase, with the protein MDLPDYAELRCVSNFSFLRGASQPHELVERAKQLGYTALALTDECSLAGVVRAHVAAKDHDLKLLIGSQFLVEPDEQLDPEAGPFTLTVLACHLEGYGNLSAFITKLRRSSEKGTYKLPLAQIRGAELAGCVVLASPQRMATPAQLAWLGTWLLREFLGRCWFAVEKLRLLDDEMWLHRLGEVSAATEIPLVAAGDVHFHVRSRKPLQDVMTATRLGRPLTDCGLELQPNAERHLRTRLRLAQTYAPELLAETLQVAARCRFSLDELRYQYPDEVVPAGETPGGYLRRLTYEGAGRRWPDGIPAKVQGQIEHELALIAELTYEHYFLTVADIVMFARSRHILCQGRGSAANSVVCYCTGVTEVDPGRMSVLFERFISKERNEPPDIDIDFEHERREEVLQYLYAKYGRDRAAITGVVISYRPKSAIRDVGKALGMSLETVDAIAKGHQWWDGRAVMPERLQEVGLSAESLQVQQLLHLTEQLIGFPRHLSQHTGGFVLTKGPLCRMVPIENTSMPDRTVIEWDKDDLDALGLLKVDCLALGMLTAIRKALDLIGVRRGCVFGMQDIPAEDSATYDMICKADTVGVFQIESRAQMSMLPRLKPRCFYDLVIEVAIVRPGPIQGGMVHPYLNRRQGKEPVVYPSEALKEALGRTLGVPVFQEQVMQIAILAAGFTPGEADGLRRSMAAWKRKGGLEHYYAKIVNGMTDRGYEEGFAKAIFEQIKGFSEYGFPESHAASFALLVYASCWIKCHHPAEFLAAMLNSQPLGFYSPSQLVQDARRHGVEVRPVDVMYSDVDCTLEDLAHEPAVRLGLRMIGGLKSASADRIVEARGHQVFDSAEDLALRARLELHEMKLLAAADALMSLSGHRRQQVWEAAGLHAAPELLRGAPVDEDLLELDAAPEGEEIVFDYASTGLTLRRHPLALLRERLARRGLMTARDLEEIDNGEQVSHCGIVTLRQQPETAKGTIFLTLEDETGVVQVIVWKSLRDVQRQELLGARLMVVHGTWQREGAVKNLIAMRLEDLTPLLGRLASATVSRDFR; encoded by the coding sequence ATGGACCTGCCCGACTACGCCGAGCTGCGGTGCGTGAGCAATTTCAGCTTCCTGCGCGGCGCCAGCCAGCCGCACGAACTGGTCGAGCGCGCGAAGCAGCTGGGTTACACCGCCTTGGCTCTCACCGACGAGTGCAGCCTGGCGGGGGTGGTGCGTGCGCACGTGGCGGCCAAGGACCATGACCTCAAGCTGCTGATCGGCAGCCAGTTCCTGGTCGAGCCCGATGAACAGCTGGACCCGGAGGCCGGGCCTTTCACGCTCACCGTGCTGGCATGCCATCTCGAGGGTTACGGCAATCTCTCGGCCTTCATCACCAAGCTGCGCCGCAGCTCGGAGAAAGGAACGTACAAGCTGCCGCTCGCGCAGATCCGCGGCGCCGAACTCGCGGGCTGCGTGGTGCTGGCTTCGCCCCAGCGCATGGCGACGCCGGCGCAGCTGGCCTGGCTCGGCACCTGGCTGCTGCGCGAGTTCCTCGGCCGCTGCTGGTTCGCCGTGGAGAAGCTGCGCCTGCTCGACGACGAGATGTGGCTGCACCGGCTGGGCGAGGTCAGCGCCGCCACCGAGATCCCGCTCGTGGCCGCGGGCGACGTGCACTTCCATGTGCGCTCGCGCAAGCCGCTGCAGGACGTGATGACCGCGACCCGCCTGGGCAGGCCGCTGACCGACTGCGGGCTCGAACTGCAGCCCAATGCGGAGCGGCATCTGCGCACCCGGCTGCGGCTCGCGCAGACCTATGCGCCCGAGCTGCTCGCCGAGACGCTCCAGGTGGCGGCGCGCTGCCGCTTCAGCCTCGACGAGCTGCGCTACCAGTACCCCGACGAGGTGGTGCCCGCGGGCGAGACGCCGGGCGGGTACCTGCGCCGCCTCACCTACGAGGGGGCCGGACGCCGCTGGCCCGATGGCATTCCCGCCAAGGTGCAGGGGCAGATCGAGCACGAACTCGCGCTCATCGCCGAGCTGACGTACGAGCACTACTTCCTCACGGTGGCCGACATCGTGATGTTCGCGCGATCCCGGCACATCCTCTGCCAGGGCCGCGGCAGCGCCGCGAACAGCGTGGTCTGCTACTGCACGGGGGTCACCGAGGTCGACCCGGGCCGCATGAGCGTGCTGTTCGAACGCTTCATCTCGAAGGAGCGCAACGAGCCGCCGGACATCGACATCGACTTCGAGCACGAGCGGCGCGAGGAGGTGCTGCAGTACCTCTATGCCAAGTACGGGCGCGACCGCGCCGCCATCACCGGGGTGGTGATCAGCTACCGGCCCAAGAGCGCGATCCGGGACGTGGGCAAGGCCCTGGGGATGTCGCTGGAGACGGTGGACGCGATCGCCAAGGGGCACCAGTGGTGGGACGGCCGTGCGGTGATGCCCGAGCGGCTGCAGGAGGTGGGTCTTTCGGCCGAATCACTGCAGGTGCAGCAGCTGCTGCACCTGACCGAGCAGCTGATCGGCTTCCCGCGGCACCTGAGCCAGCACACGGGCGGTTTCGTGCTTACCAAGGGGCCGCTGTGCCGCATGGTGCCGATCGAGAACACCTCGATGCCCGACCGCACGGTAATCGAGTGGGACAAGGACGACCTCGATGCGCTTGGTTTGCTCAAGGTGGATTGCCTCGCGCTGGGCATGCTGACGGCGATCCGCAAGGCGCTGGATTTGATCGGGGTGCGCAGGGGCTGCGTGTTCGGGATGCAGGACATTCCGGCCGAGGACAGCGCCACCTACGACATGATCTGCAAGGCCGACACGGTCGGCGTGTTCCAGATCGAGAGCCGTGCGCAGATGAGCATGCTGCCGCGGCTGAAGCCGCGCTGCTTCTACGATCTGGTCATCGAAGTCGCCATCGTGCGCCCGGGGCCGATCCAGGGCGGCATGGTCCATCCATACCTGAACCGGCGCCAGGGCAAGGAGCCGGTGGTCTACCCGAGCGAGGCCCTCAAGGAAGCGCTCGGCCGCACCCTGGGCGTGCCGGTGTTCCAGGAGCAGGTGATGCAGATCGCCATCCTGGCCGCTGGCTTCACGCCCGGGGAGGCCGACGGCCTGCGGCGCTCGATGGCGGCCTGGAAGCGCAAGGGAGGGCTGGAGCACTACTACGCGAAGATCGTGAATGGCATGACCGACCGCGGCTACGAGGAGGGTTTCGCGAAGGCGATCTTCGAGCAGATCAAGGGGTTCAGCGAATACGGGTTTCCGGAAAGCCATGCGGCGTCGTTCGCGCTGCTGGTCTACGCGAGCTGCTGGATCAAGTGCCATCACCCCGCGGAGTTCCTGGCGGCGATGCTGAACTCGCAGCCGCTGGGGTTCTATTCGCCGTCGCAGCTCGTGCAGGACGCGCGGCGCCATGGTGTCGAGGTGCGGCCGGTCGACGTGATGTACAGCGACGTGGACTGCACCCTGGAAGACCTGGCGCACGAGCCGGCCGTGCGGCTCGGGCTGCGCATGATCGGGGGGCTCAAGTCGGCCTCGGCCGACCGCATCGTCGAGGCCCGCGGGCACCAGGTGTTCGACAGCGCGGAGGACCTGGCGCTGCGTGCGCGGCTGGAACTGCACGAGATGAAGCTGCTGGCGGCGGCCGATGCGCTGATGAGCCTTTCGGGTCACCGGCGCCAGCAGGTCTGGGAAGCGGCGGGGCTGCACGCGGCACCCGAATTGCTGCGTGGCGCGCCGGTCGATGAGGATTTGCTGGAGCTCGACGCGGCGCCGGAGGGAGAGGAGATCGTGTTCGACTACGCCTCGACCGGGCTGACCTTGCGCAGGCATCCGCTCGCACTGCTGCGCGAGCGCCTGGCGCGGCGCGGCCTGATGACGGCGCGGGATCTCGAGGAGATCGACAACGGGGAACAGGTGAGCCACTGCGGCATCGTGACCCTGCGCCAGCAGCCCGAGACCGCGAAGGGCACGATCTTCCTGACGCTGGAAGACGAGACGGGCGTGGTGCAGGTGATCGTGTGGAAGAGCCTCAGGGACGTGCAGCGGCAGGAACTGCTCGGTGCGCGTCTCATGGTCGTGCACGGCACATGGCAGCGCGAGGGGGCGGTGAAGAACCTGATTGCTATGCGCTTGGAAGACTTGACGCCGCTGCTAGGGCGTTTGGCTTCAGCGACTGTGAGCCGGGATTTTCGTTAA